The following proteins are co-located in the Chryseobacterium daecheongense genome:
- a CDS encoding TetR/AcrR family transcriptional regulator, translated as MDQKSYFCNLLMELKEKQKKILDEAVQLFKEKGYMGSSVRDLATQLNIKAASLYAHIRSKEEILEWICFGIAQDFFVELQEVLNTDIKPSDKLNLFIDKHLSVVLKNPDVTHIYSNEWKHLEERLPEFVELRKKYQQEVEQLISGIYKAENWELKSPSFTTRFILHTLNNSYFWFKRNTGSNVEITDEIRNKILFGLLGNQKR; from the coding sequence TTGGATCAAAAAAGTTACTTTTGCAATCTACTGATGGAGCTTAAAGAAAAACAAAAGAAAATATTAGACGAAGCCGTTCAGCTTTTCAAAGAGAAAGGCTATATGGGAAGTTCTGTAAGAGATCTGGCAACTCAATTGAATATAAAAGCTGCCTCTCTCTATGCACATATACGTTCTAAGGAAGAAATCCTTGAATGGATTTGCTTTGGTATTGCTCAGGATTTCTTTGTTGAGCTTCAGGAAGTATTGAACACAGATATCAAACCCAGTGATAAGCTGAATTTATTTATTGATAAACACTTATCTGTTGTTCTTAAAAATCCCGATGTTACTCATATTTATTCCAACGAATGGAAGCATCTTGAGGAAAGGCTTCCTGAATTTGTTGAGTTGAGGAAAAAATATCAACAGGAAGTCGAACAATTAATTTCCGGGATCTATAAGGCCGAAAATTGGGAATTAAAATCCCCATCCTTTACTACAAGGTTTATTCTTCATACACTCAATAATTCTTATTTCTGGTTCAAAAGAAATACAGGATCAAATGTAGAGATCACTGATGAAATCAGGAATAAGATACTCTTTGGACTGCTTGGAAATCAAAAGAGATAA
- a CDS encoding phenylacetate--CoA ligase has protein sequence MDFSVEYLELDQLRELQSKRLVDLVGYLEERSDFYKRKFNEAGISPQEIRSIEDISKLPITYKQDLRDHYPFGLFTVPKNELQRIHCSSGTTGKPTVVGYTKEDVDLFSEVVARSLNAAGAQPGMQLHNAYGYGIFTGGLGLHYGAEKLGMSVLPISGGMTTRQVDLIMDFKPEVICCSPSYALTIADEFAKRGISADEISLKYAVLGSEPWTEIIRHHIEERLGVHATNIYGLSEIIGPGVSMEDFEEKGGSYIWEDHFYPEILDPNTKQPVPFGEEGVLVITTLTKKAMPLLRYWTNDITSLYYDESGKRTMVKMRPLIGRADDMLIVRGVNVYPSQIEEAFSHVEGVVPNYYLTPIEKEQMCVALDIDLEIDNDFIKSHQLEINTDDYLIFVGNFGKNIENEIKKRVGITTKVKIHTQDSLPKCEGGKINRILKKK, from the coding sequence ATGGATTTTTCAGTTGAATATTTAGAGCTCGACCAGCTTAGGGAGCTCCAGTCCAAAAGATTGGTAGATCTTGTAGGTTATCTTGAGGAAAGATCAGATTTTTATAAAAGAAAATTTAATGAAGCGGGAATATCACCTCAGGAAATAAGGTCGATTGAAGATATTTCGAAATTACCCATTACTTATAAACAGGATTTGCGGGATCACTATCCATTTGGATTATTTACGGTTCCGAAGAATGAATTACAGAGAATACATTGTTCAAGTGGAACCACAGGAAAACCAACGGTAGTAGGATACACCAAGGAAGATGTTGATCTTTTCAGCGAAGTGGTTGCAAGGTCTTTGAACGCAGCAGGAGCCCAACCTGGGATGCAATTGCATAATGCATACGGTTATGGAATTTTTACCGGCGGATTAGGTCTGCATTATGGAGCTGAAAAGCTTGGAATGAGTGTTCTTCCTATTTCGGGGGGAATGACAACGAGACAAGTGGATTTGATAATGGATTTTAAGCCTGAAGTAATTTGTTGCTCACCTTCGTATGCTTTAACAATAGCTGATGAATTTGCTAAAAGAGGAATTTCTGCTGATGAAATCAGTTTAAAGTATGCTGTATTGGGTTCTGAACCATGGACAGAAATCATCAGACATCACATTGAAGAGAGGCTGGGGGTTCATGCGACTAATATTTATGGATTAAGTGAGATTATCGGACCCGGAGTATCGATGGAGGATTTCGAAGAAAAAGGCGGTTCGTATATCTGGGAAGATCATTTTTATCCCGAAATTTTGGATCCGAATACAAAACAACCGGTTCCATTTGGAGAAGAAGGCGTACTGGTGATTACCACTTTGACGAAAAAAGCGATGCCACTTCTAAGATATTGGACAAATGACATTACAAGTCTTTACTATGATGAGAGTGGAAAAAGAACGATGGTAAAAATGAGACCTCTTATCGGAAGAGCTGATGATATGCTGATTGTAAGAGGGGTAAATGTTTATCCAAGTCAGATTGAAGAAGCTTTTTCCCATGTAGAAGGAGTCGTACCAAATTACTATCTTACACCGATCGAAAAGGAGCAAATGTGCGTTGCTTTAGACATTGATCTGGAAATAGATAATGATTTTATTAAATCTCATCAACTTGAAATAAATACCGATGATTATCTTATTTTTGTCGGAAATTTTGGAAAAAATATTGAAAACGAAATAAAGAAACGGGTAGGAATAACCACAAAAGTGAAAATCCACACTCAGGATAGCTTACCTAAATGCGAAGGTGGAAAAATTAATAGAATACTAAAGAAAAAATGA
- a CDS encoding FAD-binding oxidoreductase has product MNSFYKLKTVKVQKDTDEAVNVAVEIPDELKDKFRFKQGQYLNFRMMIDGNEERRSYSICNAPSEKSNTLEVLVKLLEGGKVSGYFNEHLHMDEVLEVMPPMGGFNTTYHPSNTKTYVGLAAGSGISPVLSNIKESLYQEPNSKAYLFYSNRSMNHVMKKAEIDKLVEHFKGRLNVVYLVSREKHEDPIFEGRISPEKLNHLFERYTDIDVKEATYFICGPAEMIKGIADYLKKEKKVPAIQVLFEYFTAPDEENSEEMSDEFKAIANIESMVTVIIDDDEYSFHLNSKKESILDKALKDQLPVPFACKGGVCCTCKAEVLEGEVFMEKNFALTEEEVARGYVLTCQCHPTTNVVMLNYDV; this is encoded by the coding sequence ATGAATTCATTTTATAAACTAAAAACGGTAAAAGTTCAGAAAGATACCGATGAAGCTGTGAATGTAGCAGTGGAAATTCCTGATGAACTAAAAGATAAATTCAGATTCAAGCAGGGACAATACCTTAACTTCCGGATGATGATCGACGGAAATGAGGAGAGACGTTCTTATTCTATCTGCAATGCTCCAAGTGAAAAAAGCAATACATTGGAAGTATTGGTCAAACTTTTAGAAGGTGGAAAGGTTTCAGGATATTTTAATGAACATCTTCATATGGATGAGGTGCTTGAGGTAATGCCCCCTATGGGAGGTTTCAATACCACCTATCACCCATCGAATACCAAAACATATGTTGGTCTGGCTGCAGGAAGTGGAATCAGTCCGGTTCTTTCCAATATCAAGGAAAGTCTTTACCAGGAGCCTAATAGTAAGGCATATTTATTTTACAGCAACAGAAGCATGAATCATGTGATGAAGAAAGCTGAAATCGATAAACTGGTTGAGCACTTCAAAGGAAGGCTGAATGTAGTATATCTGGTAAGTCGTGAAAAGCATGAAGATCCTATTTTTGAAGGAAGAATCTCTCCGGAAAAACTGAATCATTTATTTGAAAGATATACCGATATAGATGTTAAAGAAGCTACCTATTTCATTTGTGGTCCTGCAGAAATGATCAAAGGTATTGCTGATTATCTGAAAAAAGAAAAAAAGGTACCTGCTATTCAGGTTTTATTTGAATATTTCACAGCTCCGGATGAAGAAAATTCTGAGGAAATGAGTGATGAATTCAAAGCTATCGCCAATATAGAAAGTATGGTAACGGTGATCATTGACGACGATGAATATTCCTTCCATCTTAATTCTAAAAAAGAGAGTATCTTAGATAAAGCATTAAAAGATCAGTTGCCTGTTCCTTTTGCTTGTAAAGGAGGGGTTTGCTGTACGTGTAAAGCAGAGGTTTTGGAAGGAGAAGTCTTCATGGAAAAAAACTTTGCACTTACCGAAGAAGAAGTAGCCAGAGGTTACGTTCTGACATGTCAATGTCACCCGACAACCAATGTGGTGATGCTTAATTATGATGTTTAA
- the paaA gene encoding 1,2-phenylacetyl-CoA epoxidase subunit A: protein MDLEKFVQYVHEENKVEPKDIMPDDYRKLLVRQISQHAHSEIVGMLPEANWISRAPSLRRKMALLAKVQDEAGHGLYLYAATETLGNGTIRADRDATYEDMLEGKAKYSSIFNYPTLSWADIGAIGWLVDGAAIMNQVMLMGNSYGPYSRAMVRICKEESFHQRQGYEILMALCRGTKQQKEMAQAALDRFWWPALMMFGPNDDSSPNSKISMNYRVKRESNDSLRQRFIDVTVSQAEFLGLTIPDKDLKWNEERGHYDFGELPWDEFMTILKGNGPCNKKRLQTKVKAQQENLWVKEAAAAFAEKQQKEVI from the coding sequence ATGGACTTAGAAAAATTTGTTCAATACGTTCACGAAGAAAATAAAGTAGAGCCCAAGGATATTATGCCTGATGATTACAGGAAATTATTGGTTCGTCAGATTTCACAACATGCCCATTCCGAGATTGTAGGAATGCTACCGGAAGCTAACTGGATTTCCAGAGCTCCTTCTTTGAGAAGAAAAATGGCTCTTTTGGCTAAGGTTCAGGATGAGGCAGGGCACGGGTTATATCTTTATGCTGCAACTGAAACTTTAGGAAACGGAACAATCAGGGCAGACAGAGATGCTACTTATGAAGATATGTTGGAAGGAAAGGCTAAATACTCAAGTATCTTTAATTATCCTACACTGAGCTGGGCAGATATTGGAGCTATTGGCTGGCTGGTTGATGGCGCTGCAATTATGAACCAGGTAATGCTGATGGGTAACTCTTACGGACCTTATTCCAGAGCAATGGTAAGAATATGCAAGGAAGAATCTTTCCATCAGAGACAAGGGTATGAGATTTTAATGGCACTTTGCCGAGGAACAAAACAACAGAAAGAAATGGCTCAGGCAGCGTTAGATCGTTTTTGGTGGCCGGCTCTGATGATGTTTGGACCTAATGATGACAGCTCACCAAATTCGAAGATCTCTATGAACTATAGAGTAAAACGAGAAAGTAACGATAGCCTTCGTCAAAGGTTTATTGACGTTACTGTTTCCCAGGCTGAGTTTTTAGGATTAACGATTCCGGATAAAGATCTGAAGTGGAACGAGGAGAGAGGACATTATGATTTTGGAGAACTTCCATGGGATGAATTTATGACCATTCTGAAAGGAAACGGACCATGTAATAAGAAAAGATTACAAACTAAAGTAAAGGCACAGCAGGAAAACCTTTGGGTGAAAGAAGCTGCAGCAGCTTTTGCGGAGAAACAACAAAAAGAAGTGATATAA
- the paaB gene encoding 1,2-phenylacetyl-CoA epoxidase subunit B — protein MANLDMWEVFIQTKPGLSHKHAGTVQAPTAEMALQNARDVYTRRKEGTCVWVVPSKYIVSSEGMDQESFFDPADDKLYRHPTFYDIPNDVKNM, from the coding sequence ATGGCAAATTTAGATATGTGGGAAGTGTTTATTCAGACTAAACCGGGATTATCCCACAAACATGCAGGAACAGTGCAGGCACCAACCGCAGAAATGGCTCTTCAGAATGCAAGAGACGTTTATACCAGAAGAAAAGAAGGAACATGCGTTTGGGTTGTTCCCAGCAAATATATTGTAAGTTCAGAAGGTATGGATCAGGAATCATTTTTTGATCCGGCAGATGATAAATTATACCGCCATCCAACCTTCTATGACATTCCTAATGATGTAAAAAATATGTAA
- the paaC gene encoding phenylacetate-CoA oxygenase subunit PaaC, which yields MNPLYNYLLKFADDSFIMGQRLSEWCGEGPYLEEDIALTNIALDELGQANNFYQYASRVADNGKSEDDLAFLRYEHEYINAHWVELPNEDYAQTILKVYVFSIYQKLMYEALSNSSDEDLSALAQKSLKEVKYHYTHASSWMKIFAQGTEESKVRLIKAIENIWEYTKGLFAKVEGEDDLITLNIVPDVDALYEQFIAVTEKDFADFGLEYPTDHFMQPKSRTGYHTEYFGYILCELQYMQRAYPGCTW from the coding sequence ATGAATCCATTATATAATTATTTATTAAAATTCGCGGATGATAGTTTCATCATGGGGCAGAGACTATCCGAGTGGTGCGGTGAAGGTCCTTATCTGGAAGAAGATATTGCATTGACCAACATTGCTCTTGATGAACTTGGACAAGCGAATAACTTTTATCAGTATGCTTCGAGAGTAGCTGATAATGGTAAAAGCGAGGATGATCTGGCATTTTTGAGATATGAACATGAATACATCAATGCTCATTGGGTAGAGCTCCCTAATGAAGATTATGCCCAGACAATTCTTAAAGTGTATGTTTTTTCTATCTATCAGAAATTAATGTATGAAGCTTTATCAAATTCTTCAGATGAAGACTTATCCGCGCTTGCCCAAAAATCTTTGAAAGAGGTTAAATATCACTATACTCATGCTTCATCCTGGATGAAAATTTTTGCACAGGGAACAGAAGAAAGTAAAGTACGTCTGATAAAAGCAATTGAAAATATCTGGGAATACACAAAAGGTCTGTTTGCAAAGGTGGAAGGCGAAGATGATCTGATCACTCTTAATATTGTACCTGATGTTGATGCCCTTTATGAGCAGTTTATTGCTGTTACAGAAAAAGATTTTGCTGATTTTGGACTAGAATATCCAACGGATCATTTTATGCAGCCAAAATCAAGAACAGGTTACCATACCGAGTATTTTGGATATATTCTTTGTGAATTACAATATATGCAGAGAGCATATCCGGGGTGTACGTGGTAG
- the paaJ gene encoding phenylacetate-CoA oxygenase subunit PaaJ → MNQLLNILSQVPDPEIPVINIVELGIVREAKATSESSCEVIITPTYSACPAMFTIEEDIMKIMKENGWDAKVVTKMFPIWTTDWLTDEAREKLREYGITPPEKGADEHHIGKPKKCPRCGSMHSKQISRFGSTLCKASYQCLDCLEPFDYFKCH, encoded by the coding sequence ATGAACCAATTATTAAACATATTATCCCAGGTTCCTGATCCGGAAATTCCGGTAATCAATATTGTGGAATTAGGTATTGTAAGAGAGGCAAAAGCTACCAGCGAAAGCTCTTGCGAGGTAATAATTACGCCTACTTACTCTGCCTGTCCCGCTATGTTTACCATTGAGGAAGATATCATGAAAATCATGAAGGAAAATGGGTGGGATGCAAAGGTTGTTACCAAAATGTTTCCAATTTGGACAACGGATTGGCTAACAGATGAAGCAAGAGAAAAACTCCGTGAATATGGAATTACTCCTCCGGAGAAAGGGGCAGATGAGCACCATATAGGGAAACCTAAAAAATGTCCACGCTGTGGTTCTATGCATTCTAAGCAGATCAGCAGATTTGGATCTACATTATGCAAAGCATCATACCAATGTCTGGACTGTTTAGAACCTTTTGATTATTTTAAATGCCATTGA
- a CDS encoding enoyl-CoA hydratase-related protein: MYTQLDIETHFDGKLKIAYLNQPESLNALTKPSLADLKDFIKSCNEDETVRCVAISGRGRAFCSGQNLDDAFVQGNEHHDHDIIRKIVVDYYNPLVTEITHCRKPVVALVNGPAVGAGAMLALICDFVLAVDKSYFAQAFSNIGLIPDTGGTYFLPKLLGRQLANYLAFTGKRLSAEESKAYGLVAEVFNEEEFIPKSMEILEKMANMPTAAIKLTKKAFAQSYNNTLKEQLELEGDLQQEAAETEDFIEGVNAFLQKRKPDYKGR, from the coding sequence ATGTATACACAACTTGATATCGAAACTCATTTTGATGGAAAACTCAAAATTGCCTACCTGAATCAACCTGAATCATTAAACGCATTAACAAAACCTTCTTTGGCAGATTTGAAAGATTTTATAAAATCCTGTAATGAAGATGAAACGGTAAGATGTGTGGCGATTTCCGGAAGAGGAAGAGCATTTTGCTCAGGACAGAATTTAGATGATGCTTTTGTACAGGGAAATGAACACCATGATCATGATATCATTAGAAAAATAGTAGTGGATTATTACAATCCATTGGTTACAGAAATCACACATTGCAGAAAACCTGTGGTTGCACTGGTAAATGGCCCGGCAGTTGGAGCAGGTGCCATGCTTGCCTTGATCTGTGATTTCGTATTAGCAGTTGACAAATCTTATTTTGCACAGGCTTTTTCAAATATCGGGTTGATCCCTGATACGGGAGGAACTTATTTCCTTCCGAAACTATTGGGAAGACAATTAGCCAATTACCTTGCATTTACAGGAAAAAGATTGTCAGCAGAAGAGTCAAAAGCTTACGGTTTGGTAGCTGAAGTTTTCAACGAAGAGGAATTTATTCCAAAATCAATGGAAATTCTGGAGAAAATGGCCAATATGCCTACCGCTGCTATAAAACTTACTAAAAAAGCATTTGCTCAGTCGTACAACAATACACTCAAAGAGCAACTGGAGTTAGAAGGCGACCTGCAACAGGAAGCTGCAGAAACAGAAGATTTCATAGAAGGTGTAAACGCCTTTTTACAAAAAAGAAAACCTGATTATAAGGGAAGATAA
- a CDS encoding four helix bundle protein encodes MRDDKENIIVNKTFDFALNIIEFSEELYKANRFPLANQIFKSGTSIGANVREAQNAESKADFIHKLKIAAKEAEETEYWLLLCSQSQYLKSPDEKIRSDLKEIVLILSKIISSSKA; translated from the coding sequence ATGAGAGATGACAAAGAAAATATCATTGTAAATAAGACTTTTGACTTTGCATTGAACATTATTGAATTTTCTGAAGAACTATATAAGGCTAATAGATTTCCATTGGCAAACCAGATTTTTAAATCAGGAACTTCAATTGGGGCTAATGTTAGAGAAGCTCAAAATGCAGAAAGCAAGGCCGATTTTATTCATAAATTAAAAATCGCTGCTAAAGAAGCTGAAGAAACAGAGTATTGGCTTTTGTTATGTTCTCAATCTCAATATTTAAAATCTCCGGATGAAAAAATACGATCAGATTTAAAAGAGATTGTGTTAATCTTATCTAAAATTATTTCAAGTTCAAAAGCTTAA
- a CDS encoding 3-hydroxyacyl-CoA dehydrogenase NAD-binding domain-containing protein: protein MNVGIIGAGTMGIGIAQVAATNSCKVWVYDANSKQVETATLGLEKTLTKLVDKQKISAEKMTEVLANVSIATELKDFKDCELVIEAIIENKEIKTKVFVELENHVSENCIIGSNTSSISITSLGAELKYPERFIGIHFFNPAPLMPLVEIIPSLLTEKSLAEKMYNLMKDWGKIPVIAKDIPGFIVNRIARPFYGEGLRIVEENIATPEQVDDAMRTLGNFKMGPFELMDLIGVDVNFSVTTTVYKDYFNDPKYKPSLLQQRMSEAKLHGRKTGKGFFDYREGAEKPIARKDDALYEQIFLRIISMLINEAVEAKRLGVANDEDIELAMQKGVNYPKGLLSWGREIGYTKISETLQNLYNEYQEERYRQSPLLNKLA, encoded by the coding sequence ATGAATGTAGGAATTATCGGTGCCGGAACTATGGGAATAGGCATCGCACAAGTAGCAGCAACAAATAGCTGTAAAGTTTGGGTATATGATGCCAACTCAAAACAGGTAGAAACGGCAACGCTAGGTTTGGAAAAAACATTAACCAAACTAGTAGATAAACAGAAGATTTCAGCTGAAAAAATGACCGAAGTTCTTGCTAATGTCTCTATCGCTACAGAACTGAAAGATTTCAAAGACTGTGAATTAGTCATTGAAGCAATCATTGAAAACAAAGAAATTAAAACTAAAGTTTTCGTAGAACTGGAAAATCATGTTTCCGAAAACTGTATTATAGGTTCCAATACATCGTCCATTTCTATCACATCTCTTGGCGCAGAATTGAAATATCCTGAACGTTTTATCGGAATCCACTTTTTCAACCCTGCACCTCTGATGCCTTTAGTTGAAATTATTCCTTCCTTATTAACAGAGAAGTCTTTAGCAGAGAAAATGTATAACCTCATGAAAGATTGGGGAAAGATTCCGGTTATTGCTAAAGATATCCCAGGATTTATTGTCAACAGAATTGCACGTCCTTTTTATGGTGAAGGATTGAGAATCGTTGAAGAAAATATTGCCACACCAGAGCAGGTAGACGATGCCATGAGGACCTTAGGAAACTTTAAAATGGGACCTTTTGAATTAATGGATCTCATTGGAGTTGATGTTAATTTTTCAGTTACAACAACTGTCTATAAGGATTATTTTAATGATCCGAAATATAAACCTTCCTTGTTACAGCAACGTATGTCTGAAGCAAAACTTCATGGAAGAAAGACCGGAAAAGGTTTTTTTGATTACAGGGAAGGAGCTGAGAAACCGATTGCTCGAAAAGATGATGCGTTGTATGAGCAGATCTTCTTAAGAATCATCTCCATGCTGATCAATGAAGCTGTAGAAGCTAAAAGATTAGGTGTAGCGAATGATGAAGACATCGAGCTGGCAATGCAAAAAGGAGTCAACTATCCTAAAGGTTTATTAAGCTGGGGGAGAGAAATAGGATATACAAAAATCTCGGAAACCCTGCAGAACCTTTATAACGAATATCAGGAAGAAAGATACCGACAAAGCCCTTTATTAAATAAGCTTGCTTAA
- a CDS encoding hotdog fold thioesterase: MNPKQIADYMLGQDYFSQWMNIRMIDVKENYCLIEMPIKKDMINGLKTVHGGVTFAFADSALAFSSNNSGDAAVALNCIINFTKAGKEGDIFRAESKLVNDTRKTAVYDIQITNQNEELIAKFVGTVYKIGKKVTEL; this comes from the coding sequence ATGAATCCAAAACAAATTGCAGATTATATGCTCGGTCAGGATTATTTTTCCCAATGGATGAATATCAGAATGATTGATGTGAAAGAAAATTATTGTCTAATAGAAATGCCTATTAAAAAAGATATGATTAACGGACTTAAGACGGTCCATGGAGGGGTGACGTTTGCCTTTGCAGATTCTGCACTGGCCTTTTCATCCAATAATTCCGGGGACGCTGCAGTTGCGTTAAATTGTATCATCAATTTTACTAAAGCAGGAAAAGAAGGTGATATCTTTAGGGCAGAAAGTAAGCTGGTTAACGATACCCGGAAAACTGCTGTTTATGATATTCAGATCACCAATCAGAATGAAGAGCTTATTGCAAAATTTGTAGGAACAGTATATAAGATCGGAAAGAAAGTAACAGAATTATAA
- the pcaF gene encoding 3-oxoadipyl-CoA thiolase has translation MENVYIVDYIRTPISKLQGGLSEVRADDLASIVIKEIVARNPEVPVEEIEDVIFGCANQAGEDNRNVARMGLLLAGLPYKIGGETVNRLCASGMSAVANAFRSIAAGEGEIYIAGGVEHMTRSPYVMSKPSAAFGRDSQMFDTTFGWRFINPKMKELYGVDGMGETAENLADIHQINREDQDKFALWSQQKATRAQESGRLAEEIVKVEIPQRKGDPIIFEKDEFIKPSSSMEGLAKLRPAFRKEGTVTAGNASGMNDGAAALILASEEAVKKYGLKPKAKILGSAVAGVEPRIMGIGPVEATQKLLKRLNLSLEDMDIIELNEAFAAQALAVTRSLGLKDDDERVNPNGGAIAIGHPLGVSGARIVGSAAMELHKQDKKYALCTLCIGVGQGYAMVIEKV, from the coding sequence ATGGAAAACGTATACATTGTAGATTATATCAGAACTCCTATTTCAAAACTGCAGGGAGGATTATCGGAAGTAAGAGCGGATGATTTGGCGTCAATTGTTATCAAAGAAATTGTTGCAAGAAATCCCGAAGTTCCGGTAGAAGAAATTGAAGACGTTATTTTCGGGTGTGCCAATCAGGCGGGTGAAGATAATAGAAATGTTGCAAGAATGGGTCTTTTACTGGCTGGTCTTCCTTATAAAATCGGGGGAGAAACTGTCAACAGACTATGCGCTTCCGGAATGTCCGCCGTGGCAAACGCTTTTCGTTCAATAGCTGCAGGAGAAGGAGAAATTTATATTGCAGGAGGAGTAGAGCATATGACCCGTTCACCTTATGTGATGTCAAAACCAAGTGCTGCTTTCGGAAGAGACAGCCAGATGTTTGATACTACTTTCGGATGGCGTTTTATCAACCCTAAAATGAAAGAACTGTATGGTGTTGATGGAATGGGAGAAACTGCCGAAAATTTAGCAGATATACATCAGATCAATAGAGAGGATCAGGATAAGTTTGCCCTTTGGTCTCAGCAAAAAGCAACAAGAGCTCAGGAAAGCGGAAGGCTGGCAGAAGAAATTGTAAAAGTTGAAATTCCTCAAAGAAAAGGTGATCCAATCATTTTCGAAAAAGATGAATTTATTAAGCCATCTTCGTCTATGGAGGGATTGGCAAAACTTCGTCCTGCTTTCAGAAAAGAAGGAACAGTTACAGCAGGAAACGCTTCAGGAATGAATGACGGAGCTGCTGCTTTAATTTTAGCGAGTGAAGAAGCGGTTAAAAAGTATGGTCTTAAGCCAAAAGCAAAGATTTTAGGATCCGCAGTAGCAGGTGTTGAACCAAGAATCATGGGAATAGGACCGGTAGAAGCAACTCAAAAACTACTGAAAAGATTAAACCTTTCTCTTGAAGATATGGATATCATCGAGTTGAATGAAGCATTTGCAGCACAGGCACTGGCCGTAACCAGAAGTTTAGGGTTGAAAGATGATGATGAAAGAGTAAATCCAAATGGAGGTGCCATTGCAATAGGTCATCCACTGGGAGTTTCGGGAGCAAGAATCGTAGGTTCTGCAGCAATGGAGCTTCATAAACAGGATAAGAAATATGCGTTGTGTACCCTTTGTATCGGTGTAGGACAAGGATATGCGATGGTAATCGAAAAAGTATAA
- a CDS encoding transferase hexapeptide repeat family protein, with amino-acid sequence MNIYSYHGIRPIIKPSAYIHPQAVIIGNVEIGEEVYIGPNAVIRGDWGKIIIKDGANVQENCTLHVFPNIETILEESAHIGHGAIIHSGHIGKNCLIGMNAVVMDKAYIGDESIVGALAFVPANFRCEPRKLVVGSPAKIIRDVSDEMIHWKTEGTKLYQELAREGKEAILPCEPFTEYVQQIPTKIVDYSIWDDIK; translated from the coding sequence ATGAACATCTATTCATACCACGGGATTCGTCCCATTATAAAACCTTCTGCATACATTCATCCGCAGGCAGTCATTATCGGGAATGTAGAAATAGGTGAAGAAGTATATATTGGTCCCAATGCGGTAATCCGGGGGGACTGGGGAAAAATTATCATCAAGGATGGAGCTAATGTGCAGGAGAACTGTACCCTGCATGTTTTTCCGAATATAGAAACGATATTAGAAGAATCTGCACATATCGGACATGGAGCTATTATTCACTCCGGACACATCGGCAAAAACTGTCTGATCGGAATGAACGCTGTGGTAATGGACAAGGCTTATATTGGCGATGAAAGTATTGTCGGAGCATTGGCTTTTGTACCGGCGAATTTCAGATGTGAACCAAGAAAACTGGTTGTAGGAAGTCCTGCAAAAATCATTCGTGATGTTTCCGATGAAATGATTCATTGGAAAACAGAAGGGACAAAGTTATATCAGGAATTGGCAAGAGAGGGAAAAGAAGCTATTCTGCCTTGTGAGCCTTTTACAGAATATGTCCAGCAGATTCCAACGAAAATTGTAGATTACAGTATCTGGGATGATATAAAATAA